CAAATGGGTAGGTACCGTGGTCCACGTCTAACATGACCCCTTGGGCTCCTTCGAAAACCACACGCTTGTTTTCTTTCATTTGTTGGCCAAGTAAGTATGAGGTATCCGTAACGTATGGTGCTAATTGACGACCATACTCAACGTATTTATCATATATTTCATTATAGTCAAGCGCTTCTTCACCATATAACTTGGTTAATTGGGCATTCTTGAATGGTAAGTACTCTTTTAACAACTTGCCAAAAATTTCTGGATCAATTAAGTCAGCAACACGAATACCAACACGTGAAATTTTATCTGTATAAGCTGGGCCGATACCCTTTTTTGTTGTACCAATACGATTATTTGATGCTGTTTCAGATGCTTTGTCTAATGCGATATGATAAGGCATAATCACATGCGCTCGATTTGAAATAATCAAATTTTCAACTGTAACACCTTGAGACTCAACTTCTTTAATTTCAGCTAATAGTGCTTCTGGATTAATAACCACACCATTACCGATAATTGCAAGTTGACCCTTCGTAACGATTCCTGATGGCAATGCCGATAACTCAAATTTTGTATCACCATGCCAAATTGTGTGTCCTGCGTTATTACCACCTTGATAACGCACTACTGCGTCCGCATGTTCTGCGAAAAAGTCAACGATTTTTCCTTTTCCTTCATCACCCCATTGCGAACCAACGACAATTACACCAGACATATATTTTTCTCCTATAACATCAATAGCTGCTTTCAGACGGGATAGGCTTGTCGGAGAAAACTAGTTATTGTTAAGAATAATAACTAATCTGTTTGCACCTATCTGTGAGTGTCCCTCTATTCATGTTGCTTTTTTAGTAAAAAACGAACATTAAATGCGTTAAACGTTTTTTACTTATCCATTTTACCATATTTATAGATTTTATTTTGAGAATATTCCTATATTTTTCTAACATTTATTGATTATAGATTAGTTTATTGCTTTTTCATTTAAATAAAAAGGACATTATTTGCCCTTTTTAGATAGTTTTTTACATAAAAAAATACATCAACTGATGTATTTAATGATGTTAATCTGCTGTCGTATAAACTGCCAAAACGTCTTCGTTTTCTTCCAGTTCATCTACTAACTTATCAAGCTTTTCACGGTCTTCTTCAGAAATGTCCATGGGATTTTGAGCAATCATTGTCACTTCTGCTTCTTCAAACACATAACCAGCTTCAGTCAAAGCCGATTCAACTGATTGAAAATCAGCTGGTTCCGTATAGATTTCAAATACATCATCAGACGTTTGAACATCTTCCGCACCCGCTTCTAATGCAGCTTCCAAAATTGTATCTTCATCCAAATCTGGGAATGCGCTACGGTCAATAGCCAAGTATCCCCTACGATCAAATTGGAATGCAACTGAACCAGAGGTTCCTAATGCACCACCAGCATGCTTAAATGAATTACGAACACTCGATACTGTACGATTGATATTGTCTGTAGACGCCTCAACTAGAACAGCCACGCCAGCAGTACCATAACCCTCATAGGTTACTTCTTCGAATTTGGCACCATTGGCACCTGAAGCTTTATCTAAAGCACGTTGAATATTTTCCTTTGGCATGTTAGCAGCCTTGGCTTTTTCAACAACTAGACGTAACGATGCGTTCATATCTGGATCAGCACCGCCAGCCTTTGCAGCAACATATAAGTCGTGCGCTATCTTTTGAAAAATTTTTCCACGCTTAGCATCTTGGGCGTTTTTACGACCTTGAATGTTATGCCATTTACTGTGTCCTGACATTGTGTCATCTCCTTGAAATTAATGAATAACGATTCTATTTTAACAAAAAATAGCCATTCTTACCAGTATGTCACAATTCAGGAAATTCTAGTATTGATTTCCACCTAATAATTCTAAATACGACATTGCTGAACTAGCAATCAAAGCTGCCAAGATATCGTCCAAATAAACATTAATACTGTCTGTTTTGTCATTAATTTCGCCAATTAACCCTGGTTTTAAGTCATCTAGCAAACCATAATGTACAGTTGCGGCAGCAGAAAATTGCTGTGTTATCGCAATCGCCAAAATTTCATCAACATTATGACCATTGGCATCGCGTTGCAAACGCGCTTTTAAGGGTTGGTCATCGGGCATAACTTCTGCTTGTTCATCAAGGTATATCGCGGTCAAAATAATATCAGCTACTTCATCTTTGTAAAGAACATGTGTAATAGATTTGGCCAATACTTCTTCATTAATAGTATCTTTGTATTTATCACTCAAAAATGTACGTGTGCCTTCGGCGATATCGTTGGTGGTCACACCTCGACGTGCAAGCGTTGCAATTGCTGATTCTTGTAATTCTTTAGTCATTTCGGTTTGTCCTTTTTTATATTCTTGGGTTAACATAACGACGAGTTAAGATAACGTGTGGGATTTCATCCAAAGCTGTTTTCACCAACTCTTGCTGTTCTTCAGTAAAGTCGTTAATCGCCACCATTGTATAGGCATAATTCCCAACAGCACGGTTACTTAGCTGTTCAATGTTGATGTTATGATCACCAAAGAACTTTGAAATTTGTCCCAACATATTTGGCACGTTTTCGTGAATAATACCAACACGATACTTGGTCGTGAATGGTTCATTAATATCTGGATAATTAACTGAATTTACAATATTTCCTGTTGTTAAATACTCATCCAGTTGACGTGCAGCCATCAAAGCGCTGGTGTCCTCTGCTTCAATAGTTGATCCACCAATATGTGGCGTAATAATAACCTTAGGATTGTCAAACAAAACACTGTCAGCAAAATCAGTGATATAGACACGTAACTGATCATTATCCAAGGCTTCTTTTGCAGCTTCATCATCAACAATACCGCCTCTTGACAGGTTGAGCAATGCAGCTGTTGGCTTCATCAGATGCAATTTATCCGCATCAATGAAATAACGATTTTTCTCTTCTAATGGAATATGAACAGTCACATAGTCGGCTTGTTCTAATACTTCCTCAACACTTCTTGCATGAACAATATGACGATCGACACGCCAAGCTGTATTGGCATTCAACCCAGGATCATAGCCAATAACATCCATATCCAGAGCTAAAGCTGTATTAGCAACCTTTGATCCAACGTTTCCTAAACCAATAACACCCAGTTTCTTTCCTGCTAGTTCTGTACCACGGTAACCACCTTTATTTGACTCTGTGCGCAAAGACACATCCCCGCCCCGTGTATCATTAGCAAATTGTATAGCACCAACTACTGGTCGTGCTGCTAAAACTAGTGATGCGATTGTTAGTTCTTTCACGGCATTTGCATTCCCACCAGGGGTATTAAAAATAGCAATACCACGTTTTGATAATTCCTCAACAGGAATATTATTAAAGCCAGCACCAGCACGAACAATGGCACGAACATTATCATCGATTGGTTCATCGTGTAAATTTTGTGAACGTAACAAGATACCCTTCGGCGCATCATTACCGTTAATGTCGTAGTGATGGGCTTTCAAATAGTCCAGTCCTTTAGAACTAATAGCGTTATAAGTTTTAATATTTGTCATTTGTAATTATTTTCTGCTTTCTTCAAAAATGTAATTAAGGCATCAACAGCTTCAATAGGTTGTGCATTGTATAATGAAGCACGGAAACCGCCAACCGACCGATGGCCACTTAAATTAAATAAACCTTCTTTAGTTGCGTCTTTGGCTATTGCTTGATCTCGTTCTAAGTCTGCTGTAGTAAAGACAACATTTGTCAGTGAACGTGCCGATTCATCAACCAATGCGTGATAAAACGTAGAGTTATCTAGGTAATCATACAATTTTGAAGACTTCTCAATATTTTGCGCATACATACTGTCAACGCCTCCCTGCTCTTGTACCCACTCAAGCACTAAGTTCAGAGCGTAAAGCGAAAATACTGGCGGTGTATTATACATTGAATGCTTGTCCAAGTAGTTTTGATAACGCAACATTGAGCCTACATTTTCAATACTTTGTTCTTTTAGCCAATCTTTTTTGACGATAGCAACGGTAACACCAGCTGGCCCAAGGTTCTTTTGCGCCCCCGCAAAAATAGCATCAAAATCATTGACATCATATGGCTCTGCCAAAATATTTGAACTCATATCCGCTGTTAATCGACCAGTAGTTTTAGGCAAAATCGATTGATGGTAGGTAGCGCCCTCAATTGTATTGTTGGTTGTTAGATGTAGGTAATCATACTCATCAGCGTTGAAATCTGTAGATAACATAGGTAAATGATGATAATGATCCATTTTGGAGCTGTCCAAAATTGTCGCCTGTTTGCCAATATTAACTGCTGCCTGCGCTGCCTTTGAAGCAAAGTTACCTGAATCTAAAACAGCAATTCTATTCTTATTATTGGCAAAGTTCAGTGGCAACATTTCAAATTGCGTCGATCCCCCACCTTGAATAAATGCCACACCATAATCATCTGATATATTCATCAAATCACGTAAACGTTCTTCAGCACTGTTAATAATTTCTTCAAATTGCGTGGATCGATGCGAGATTTCTATGATGGACATATGCGTAAATTCATTTTTGATGAATTCATTTTTAATCTTAGTGAGAACTGGCGTTGGTAGAACACCTGGACCAGCAGAAAAATTGTAGTTTGTCATTAAAAATCCCTTTCAATATACAAAAAGACAACACAAGTATACACACCCATGTTGTCCGTCATTTCTACGTTATCTGTACGCAAAGAATCCCGATCACATGAGTGGTCGAGTGGAGGATGATGTTTGATTAAAGATTGACTTGTTCATGATACATCCCTATTTCTTTGAATAATTTAATATTACTATACCAGAAAAATTTGTCAACCCTCACTTTTTCAGGTATAATAAAAAAGTTGAACTGCGGATATGGCGGAACTGGCAGACGCGTACCGTTCAGGTCGGTATGGTGGCAACACCGTGCAGGTTCGATTCCTGTTATCCGCATAAAAAAAGACTTAACGTTTCAGTTAGGTCTTTTTTTGTATACTTATAATGCTTGTGCAGCGGTAATAATAGCTACTTTATAAACATCTTCTTCATTGGCTCCTCGCGATAAATCAGAAACAGGCTTTGCTAAGCCTTGTAAAATAGGTCCAATCGCTTCAAAACCACCCAAGCGTTGTGCAATCTTATAGCCAATATTACCTGCTTCTAAACTTGGGAAAATAAATGTATTCGCTTTACCTGCAACTTTTGAATCAGGCGCTTTTGCAGCAGCAACAGATTCAACAAACGCAGCATCAAACTGTAACTCTCCATCAATTGAGTCCGCCAGTTCAGGTGCTAACTTCTTAGCCAATGCAGTAGCCGTTGCTACCTTATCAACCAAGGGTGATTTCGCGGAGCCCTTAGTTGAAAATGAAAGCATCGCAACTTTTGGTTCAATATCAAACACTTGAGCGGTGCGGGCTGATTGTATTGCAATTTCAGCCATCGTGTTCGAATCAATGTCAATGTTAATGGCAGCGTCTGCAAATACATAACGCTCTTCGCCTTTTTGCATAATGAATGCACCAGAGATACGTGATGAACCAGGCGCCGTTTTAATAATCTGCAACGCAGGACGAACTGTATCACCAGTTGGATGTACTGCGCCTGACACCATACCGTCAGCTTTACCAGTATAAACCAGCATTGTCCCAAAATAGTTAACATTTTGTAGCCACTTTGCAGCTGTCTCAGCGTCTGTCTTTCCCTTGCGTCTTTCGACAAGTGTCGCATTTAATTTTGCCAATTCATTCTTATCATATGAAGCAGGATCAATAGTCTCTATGTTCGATAAATCAAAGTTATGGGCTTGGGCAGTTTTTGAAATTTCCTGTGCGTCCCCCAATAATATTGGCTCAATCAAATTATCAGCTGCTAATCTGATAGCTGCCCCTTGGATACGGGGATCTTCACCTTCCGGAAATACAATTGTCTTATTTTGACCGTTAATTTTATTTTTTAATTGCTCAAAAAGTTCCATAAATTCCTCCAAATTCGCTGCTACGAATTAATTATTTACAATTTAATTGTAACAGACAACTACACAAAAGTCTGTGTATTTAGTAATATTTGTGAATTTATTCACTCATTTCAACCAATCAATAGGTTGTCGCCCCTTAGCAACTAAAAAGTGATTTGCTTTTGAGAATGGTTGACTTCCAAAAAAGCCACGGTAAGCTGATAGTGGGCTTGGATGCGCACTCATTAAAACGAGATGCTTAGACTCATCAATAAATTGACGTTTCGATTGAGCAAATTTTCCCCACAAAATAAAAACTTTCGGTGCATCATCTTCAGAAGCAATTTGAATCAAACTATCCGTCAACGGCTCCCAAATTTTCCCTTGATGCGCATTAGCCTGCCCTTCTGGAACTGTTAACACAGCATTTAGTAGCAATACACCCTGTGTGGACCAGCTGGTTAAATCATGAGATTGACGAGGCCCAACATCTGTCGAAAGCTCTTTTAAAATATTCTGTAAGGAAGGTGGTGCTGGAACGTTTTCAGGAACTGAGAAGCTCAATCCTTGGGCCTGACCTATATTGTGGTATGGATCTTGCCCCATGATGACCACTTTCGTCTCAGGCAAAGGTGTTTTCTCAAGAGCAGCAAATATGTTTTTTTGCTGTGGAAAAATATGAGCATCTTCCCGGTAGGTTGATTGAATAAACTGCGCGACTTGTTTTAAATACTCAGGATTTAACTTGGCCTTAACAGCTGGTGCCCAAGTTGTATGTGATAATGGCATTTTTTTCTTCTTTCGTGATAAACTTGTAATTGAATACGAGGTTTGCAAATGACAAAATATTACTTACGTCAACGACATAGTATTAATGATGGCGTCAACATTGTTTTCGACCAAGATTTTAAAGCGTCTTATTTAGTGTCTGGCCGTTCTGGTAAAAAATCTGACGAAATTCAAGTTCAAGACATGTCCGGCCGCGTTTTGGTGCGTATCCGCCAAACATCTTATGGTATTATACCAAGATTTACCCTCAACTACCGTGGGCATATCGTCGGATCAATTAGTTTTACATTAGGCCATATTAGTGACTTTGTTTATGTTCGACATTTAGGCTGGTTGATATCTGGTAATTTCATTGCAAATCGATACTTCATATACCACAATACCAAAAAATTGCTTAGTGTGAAACCGGAAAATCGACCAGATGGCCTATATAATCAATTGAATGTCACATTTGATGCTCAGGCTCCTGTTCATATCGCAATTGCCGCGTTACTCGATATTTGGGGCGTAAAATCAAATCCACTAAAACACTTTAACTGGCTCAAAGGGCCAAATAACTTATCCTATCGCTCAACATACACAAAATAAAAAAGCATGATGCCTCAATTAGCGACTCATGCTTTTTATTTTAAATCATTTCCAAGTGTAATTGTTGTGGCTTTGCCCAACCCATCTTACGCATGAAACGATAACCAACAAATGAAACGATCACGGGTACACCTACGCCGATAATCATGTAAGCGGCAAACGCAGCAGGATTTGAACCAGCCAATGCCAACGGAACGATAAACGAATTAAATCCAATACCAGCCATTGAGAAAGGTGCAGTAACATTAAACGCGATTGTTGCGATTGGTGCAGCAATTGCGGCACCGATCATTGGTGGAATAATCAAGGCAGGATTCTCTGTCAAATTAGGAAATTGAATCTTTGGTGTAACAATACCTTGAGCAATTGTTGCGCCAATTTTGTTTTCGTGAAATGACATTGCGGGGAAGCCAACGAATACAGCTGTTGTACCAATTAAGATTGCTCCTGCAGCCTCTGGTGAAGTTACACCCGTTGCGCCAATTGCAACAGCTAATGCTGCTGCTGAAGCTGGTGTCATCGTCATTGCACCAAAGACCATTGCCACAATAGCGGTACCAATAATTGGATTGACAGCGACACTAGAAGCAATGAATTTTCCAACTGCAACCAAAGCTGGCGTTGTTACTGCTGCCAAATAATAACCTGAAACAGTACCAACAATTGTTGTGGCGGCAGGAACAATGACCATGTCCAGAGGTGTTTTACCACTCAACCACTTGCCAAACAATACTGCAATCAAACCAGCAATAACAGCTGATATTGGTTGTCCAGTAGTCATCACAGCTGAACCAGCAGCTTGTGCACCAGCATATCCTGTTGCTGTGACGCCTTGCACAGCCTTGTCAGTGAAGAAAACAGCATTCGCACCAACCGCCGAAGCAGCCATAGCACTAAACATCACCATAGTATTGGTTTTCATTTGTGAAGCAATCGCCGCTCCAAATGCTGCCGGTAACATAATCTTTGTAATTGCGCCCATTTGCACCATTGGCGCCCAATGGATGAATCCAGCAATTGTTTGTAACAACAAGCCCATGCCCAAAGTAACCAAAATGGCATTTGATACTGCAGCACTAACTTTATAAACTGTATCACGGATTGATTCTTTCTCTTGCACAGCCTTTTCTTTAATTGCATCTGTATTGATCTGACGTTGTGGTGTAATTGCGTTTTGTGCCATGATATTTCTCCTGTTTAATAACTTAATTCCAATATGAGCTACTAACAATCGCTGAGAAAAATAAAACGTCCCAACGATTGCTCGCTAGGACGTTTCCTACCTAACCAGCTACTCTGACTCTCTTAGTAAAGTCTAGTAGCTGATTAATTGCTCAAATAACAACCTACTAGACTCAAATGAGAAGGAGGTTGAGGAGGAGTGCGTTATTTTGATGTGCTTGAACATTTTTAGTCATGTTACGTCTCCATTTTTTGAGCGAATTACTCGCTTGTTTCTATGAGTAATAATATACCCTAATAATATTTATATGTCAATACTTTTTTATAAATCTAATAAAACTCTCTAAAACTATAGTATAATAAACAGGGAGGAAAAATATTATGAAACAAATATTTCAATTTATTGGGGCCGTGGTTACAGCGATTATCGGGCTGTTAATTTTGATTCCTGTCATATTAACAATTATTGGCGTAGCAGTTCCAATCGTACTTAGCATTATTGGCATTGCGCTCTTCGTTGCCTTAATTATAGCTGCTATTGCTGGCATTATTGGTTTAGTTACATTTTGGCGCTTCAGAAAAAATATCAAAGATAACGAGTTTGAGTTTGTTAGAAATGGTAAACATTTCAATATACATATTAGTAAGGACGGTACAAAGGTAAATAATCGACGTGATGTTACAAATGACGATGAAGATTAAACTAGAGCAATATGCTCAGCAGTTTTCTGACAGCCCAGATACATTGGTTAAAATAAATGCAGCTCGTAAGACATTACAGTCCCTTGCTCAGCATACTTTACCCGACCACCCCTTACCTCAGCTTAGTTTTTCTAGTCAAGACATTCTATCCGATTTACGACTGATGCCTCTTGATGATTTACTTTCTGAATTTCGACAAACAATTATTAAGTCTTTTGGCGTCTGGCATTTACCAAATAAGCTTTGGTTATCGGATTTAAATCAATTTATTGATGGCCGACGAGTTTTAGAAATTATGGCAGGAAATGGCGTTATTTCTAGCCAATTGCGACTTTCTGGCAATAACGTAATCGCAACAGATAATTTCGATTGGCACGGTCAAGATATACAGCATCCTGATTTATGGACAGAAGTTAGCTGTTTAGATGCATTGAAGGCTATAAAAACAATGGCTTATGATGTGGTTATTCTAAGCTGGGCACCTGATACCGATGAAACAGACTGGCAAGTTCTACAAACCTTACGTGCGCTACACTTTAATGGTGACTTTATTGTCATTGGTGAAAAAAATGGCGCAACCAATTCACAATTATTTTGGCAGAATGCAAAACTATTACACCCAAAAAAGTTAAATCAATATCATCAACCATTTGATTTTATTAGTGATCAAGTTTGGTTAGTACAATAAAAAAAACGATCTGGTGATAGAAATTATCACTTGATCGTTTTTTATTTGTACTTTTCTTCTAAACTGCTCATCCAGTGACCTACCCATATGCCGAGGATGAATAGGATAAGACTTATAAATCCACTCATTATGTTAAAGCCACTATAATCAGCGACTGGTGGAATAACAATTAAAAGCGTTGATACCACAACAATTCCTAAAATAAAATGGTACACTTTAGCATAATAGTGATGTAAAAGATAGTTCATTAATTTTGAAAAAAGGATTAATGTTAACATGCCACCAAGTGCTATTGGCAAAAATACACTTATATCAGCACGTTTAAATCCGGCTAACATTGGGTCAAACAATCCTAGGTATAACAATAAGTTTGATGGACTTAACCCTGGGACAATAACGCCTAACGCGATTAGTGCCCCGCCAACATCCAAGAAAAGAAATTAATCGGCATGTTCCCAAAGATGGCCGTCATATTATATAGAAATAATCCACCAACAACTATTGTGACGAC
The Leuconostoc suionicum genome window above contains:
- the pta gene encoding phosphate acetyltransferase gives rise to the protein MELFEQLKNKINGQNKTIVFPEGEDPRIQGAAIRLAADNLIEPILLGDAQEISKTAQAHNFDLSNIETIDPASYDKNELAKLNATLVERRKGKTDAETAAKWLQNVNYFGTMLVYTGKADGMVSGAVHPTGDTVRPALQIIKTAPGSSRISGAFIMQKGEERYVFADAAINIDIDSNTMAEIAIQSARTAQVFDIEPKVAMLSFSTKGSAKSPLVDKVATATALAKKLAPELADSIDGELQFDAAFVESVAAAKAPDSKVAGKANTFIFPSLEAGNIGYKIAQRLGGFEAIGPILQGLAKPVSDLSRGANEEDVYKVAIITAAQAL
- a CDS encoding 3-phosphoglycerate dehydrogenase family protein translates to MTNIKTYNAISSKGLDYLKAHHYDINGNDAPKGILLRSQNLHDEPIDDNVRAIVRAGAGFNNIPVEELSKRGIAIFNTPGGNANAVKELTIASLVLAARPVVGAIQFANDTRGGDVSLRTESNKGGYRGTELAGKKLGVIGLGNVGSKVANTALALDMDVIGYDPGLNANTAWRVDRHIVHARSVEEVLEQADYVTVHIPLEEKNRYFIDADKLHLMKPTAALLNLSRGGIVDDEAAKEALDNDQLRVYITDFADSVLFDNPKVIITPHIGGSTIEAEDTSALMAARQLDEYLTTGNIVNSVNYPDINEPFTTKYRVGIIHENVPNMLGQISKFFGDHNINIEQLSNRAVGNYAYTMVAINDFTEEQQELVKTALDEIPHVILTRRYVNPRI
- a CDS encoding YebC/PmpR family DNA-binding transcriptional regulator, whose protein sequence is MSGHSKWHNIQGRKNAQDAKRGKIFQKIAHDLYVAAKAGGADPDMNASLRLVVEKAKAANMPKENIQRALDKASGANGAKFEEVTYEGYGTAGVAVLVEASTDNINRTVSSVRNSFKHAGGALGTSGSVAFQFDRRGYLAIDRSAFPDLDEDTILEAALEAGAEDVQTSDDVFEIYTEPADFQSVESALTEAGYVFEEAEVTMIAQNPMDISEEDREKLDKLVDELEENEDVLAVYTTAD
- a CDS encoding phosphatidylglycerophosphatase A family protein, yielding MTKELQESAIATLARRGVTTNDIAEGTRTFLSDKYKDTINEEVLAKSITHVLYKDEVADIILTAIYLDEQAEVMPDDQPLKARLQRDANGHNVDEILAIAITQQFSAAATVHYGLLDDLKPGLIGEINDKTDSINVYLDDILAALIASSAMSYLELLGGNQY
- a CDS encoding adenylosuccinate synthase; translation: MSGVIVVGSQWGDEGKGKIVDFFAEHADAVVRYQGGNNAGHTIWHGDTKFELSALPSGIVTKGQLAIIGNGVVINPEALLAEIKEVESQGVTVENLIISNRAHVIMPYHIALDKASETASNNRIGTTKKGIGPAYTDKISRVGIRVADLIDPEIFGKLLKEYLPFKNAQLTKLYGEEALDYNEIYDKYVEYGRQLAPYVTDTSYLLGQQMKENKRVVFEGAQGVMLDVDHGTYPFVTSSNPTAGGVMNGAGVGPKQIQDVVGVIKAYTSRVGSGPFPTELFNDTADHIREIGHEYGVVTKRPRRIGWLDVVALRHAVQVSGLTKLAINSLDVLSGLKEVKIATSYTYKGEEIHHFPASDTWFQGLDVNFETLPGWEEDITGVTKFEDLPVNAQNYLNRISELLEVDLLSFAVGPKPEQTHLLRPVWE
- a CDS encoding PTS transporter subunit IIC; the protein is MAQNAITPQRQINTDAIKEKAVQEKESIRDTVYKVSAAVSNAILVTLGMGLLLQTIAGFIHWAPMVQMGAITKIMLPAAFGAAIASQMKTNTMVMFSAMAASAVGANAVFFTDKAVQGVTATGYAGAQAAGSAVMTTGQPISAVIAGLIAVLFGKWLSGKTPLDMVIVPAATTIVGTVSGYYLAAVTTPALVAVGKFIASSVAVNPIIGTAIVAMVFGAMTMTPASAAALAVAIGATGVTSPEAAGAILIGTTAVFVGFPAMSFHENKIGATIAQGIVTPKIQFPNLTENPALIIPPMIGAAIAAPIATIAFNVTAPFSMAGIGFNSFIVPLALAGSNPAAFAAYMIIGVGVPVIVSFVGYRFMRKMGWAKPQQLHLEMI
- a CDS encoding LURP-one-related/scramblase family protein, yielding MTKYYLRQRHSINDGVNIVFDQDFKASYLVSGRSGKKSDEIQVQDMSGRVLVRIRQTSYGIIPRFTLNYRGHIVGSISFTLGHISDFVYVRHLGWLISGNFIANRYFIYHNTKKLLSVKPENRPDGLYNQLNVTFDAQAPVHIAIAALLDIWGVKSNPLKHFNWLKGPNNLSYRSTYTK
- a CDS encoding methyltransferase domain-containing protein, which codes for MTMKIKLEQYAQQFSDSPDTLVKINAARKTLQSLAQHTLPDHPLPQLSFSSQDILSDLRLMPLDDLLSEFRQTIIKSFGVWHLPNKLWLSDLNQFIDGRRVLEIMAGNGVISSQLRLSGNNVIATDNFDWHGQDIQHPDLWTEVSCLDALKAIKTMAYDVVILSWAPDTDETDWQVLQTLRALHFNGDFIVIGEKNGATNSQLFWQNAKLLHPKKLNQYHQPFDFISDQVWLVQ
- a CDS encoding uracil-DNA glycosylase — encoded protein: MPLSHTTWAPAVKAKLNPEYLKQVAQFIQSTYREDAHIFPQQKNIFAALEKTPLPETKVVIMGQDPYHNIGQAQGLSFSVPENVPAPPSLQNILKELSTDVGPRQSHDLTSWSTQGVLLLNAVLTVPEGQANAHQGKIWEPLTDSLIQIASEDDAPKVFILWGKFAQSKRQFIDESKHLVLMSAHPSPLSAYRGFFGSQPFSKANHFLVAKGRQPIDWLK
- the serC gene encoding 3-phosphoserine/phosphohydroxythreonine transaminase, which encodes MTNYNFSAGPGVLPTPVLTKIKNEFIKNEFTHMSIIEISHRSTQFEEIINSAEERLRDLMNISDDYGVAFIQGGGSTQFEMLPLNFANNKNRIAVLDSGNFASKAAQAAVNIGKQATILDSSKMDHYHHLPMLSTDFNADEYDYLHLTTNNTIEGATYHQSILPKTTGRLTADMSSNILAEPYDVNDFDAIFAGAQKNLGPAGVTVAIVKKDWLKEQSIENVGSMLRYQNYLDKHSMYNTPPVFSLYALNLVLEWVQEQGGVDSMYAQNIEKSSKLYDYLDNSTFYHALVDESARSLTNVVFTTADLERDQAIAKDATKEGLFNLSGHRSVGGFRASLYNAQPIEAVDALITFLKKAENNYK